The DNA segment CTTGGCCTTGGCTTCGATCTTGTCGAGCGCCTTCATGATGGCCGAGCCGCCCACCGACAGCGAGCGCGAGCCATAGGTGCCCATGCCGAACGGCACGCGGCCGGTGTCGCCGTGCACCACTTCCACGGCATCCAGTGCAATGCCGAGCCGGTCCGCCACAATCTGCGCGAAGGTGGTTTCATGCCCCTGGCCGTGGCTGTGCGAGCCGGTGAAGACGGTCACGGTGCCGGTCGGGTGGACACGGATCTCGCCGACTTCGAACAGTCCCGCGCGCGCGCCCAGCGCGCCGGCGATATTCGACGGCGCCAGCCCGCATGCCTCGATGTAGCAGGAGTAGCCCAGGCCGCGCAGCTTGCCGCGCTGCTTCGCTTCTTCACGACGCGCGGGAAAGCCTTTGACGTCGGCGAGTTCCTGCGCGCGTGCCAGGCACGGCTCGTAGTCGCCGGTGTCGTAGGTCAGGCCGACCGGGGTGGCGTAGGGGAAGTCGTGGATGAAGTTCTTGCGGCGGATTTGCGCCGGGTCCATCTTCATCTCGCGCGCCGCGGCTTCCACCAGCCGCTCCACCACATAGGTGGCTTCCGGGCGGCCCGCGCCGCGGTAAGCGTCCACCGGCGCGGTGTTGGTGAACACGGCGCGCACCTCGGCATAGATCGCCGGCGTGGCGTACTGCCCGGCCAGCAGCGTGGCGTACAGGATGGTCGGCACGCTGGACGCGAAGGTCGACAGGTAGGCGCCCATATTGGCGGTGGTGTGCACCCGCATGGCCAGGAACTTGCCGTCGGCGTCCATCGCCAGCTCGGCCTTGGTGACGTGGTCGCGGCCGTGCGCATCGGTCAGGAAGGACTCCGAGCGTTCGGCGGTCCACTTGATCGGGCGCTTGATCTTCTTCGAGGCCCAGGTCAGCGCCACGTCTTCCGCGTACAGGAAGATCTTGGAACCGAAGCCGCCGCCCACATCCGGCGCGATGATGCGCAGGCGCGACTCCGGCAGGCCAAGCACGAAGGCGCCCATCAGCAGGCGCTCCACGTGGGGGTTCTGGTTCGATACATAGACCGTGTAGCTGTCGTCCTGACGGGTGTAGCTGGCATTGACGGCGCGCGGCTCGATGGCGTTGGGGATCAGCCGGTTGTTGATGATCTCCAGCGTGGTCACGTGGGCGGCCTTGGCAAAGGCGGCGTCGGTGGCGGCGCGGTCGCCGTGGCCCCAGACATAGCTGGTGTTCTCGGGCACGTCGTCATGCACCAGCGAGGTGGCCGAGGCAGCGTGGGCGGTGTTCACCACGGCGGGCAGTTCATCGTATTGCACGTCGATCTTCTCGGCGGCGTCCTTGGCTTGCTGCAGCGTTTCGGCTATCACCAGCGCGACCTGGTCACCCACGTGGCGGGCCTTGCCCTGCGCCAGCACGGGGTGCGCAGGTTCCTTCATCGGGCTGCCGTCGATGCTGTGGATCAGCCAGCCGCAGGGCAGGCCGCCGACCTTGTCGGCCGCCACGTCGTCGCCGGTGAAGATGGCGACCACGCCCGGCGAAGCGAGTGCTTCGGTCTTGTCGATGGAGACGATGCGGGCGTGCGCGTGCGGCGAGCGCAGGAAGTAGCCGTAGCTTTGCTGCGGCAGCACGATGTCGTCCGTGTACTGGCCGTTGCCGGTGAGAAAGCGGTAGTCTTCCTTGCGCTTGACCGAGGCGCCGATCAGGTGCTGGTTGTCGGGTGCGTTCATGGCGGTCCCCTTATTCAGCGCTGACGCCATGCATCGCGGACTGGCCTTCCTGCACCGCGCGCACGATGTTGTGATAACCGGTACAGCGGCACAGGTTGCCGTCGAGCTGCTCGCGGATGGCGGCGGCGTCGGCATTGGGCTGCTGCTTGACCAGCGCGATGGCGCTCATGACCATGCCGGGCGTGCAGAAGCCGCACTGCAGGCCGTGGCAATTGCGGAAGGCTTCCTGCATGGGGTGGAGCTGGCCCTCCGGGGCGAGTCCTTCGATGGTGGTGATGCTGGCGCCATCCGCCTGCAGCGCCAGCATGTTGCACGACTTGACCGCGCGGCCGTCCATGTGCACGGTGCAGGCGCCGCACTGGGCGGTGTCGCAACCGACATGGGTGCCGGTCAGGCGGAGTTGTTCGCGCAGGAACTGGACGAGAAGGGTGTGGGGTTCTACCTGCGCGTCGACGGCGCGGCCGTTGACGGTCAGGCGGATAGGAATCGCCATGCTTGTCTCCATGTGGGTGGACACGTGCACGACCAATCCCTGAATCCCGAAAAAACTGCGCGGGACTGGCCACGACGCGTTACTGCCGTTTGTTGGGTACGGCTATTTCGTGATGTTGGTACTGCGGTATTGCGGTACTGCCGTTGCCGCCGGTCAATGCCTGGCAATGCCGCGCCGCGAACGTTTGGCTGCGACATGCTCTAACAGTTAATCACAAATCGCCGGCGCATGCCATGCGGGTTGCCCCTTCGCCACCTGACGCCGCAAGAGCGCGTGGACGGCGTCGGCCGCGGGGGTGCAGGATGGCGCTGCTAGAATGGCCCGCCGTCCGGCCGCCACACCGTATCCACGCCGCATTCACACCGCATCCACCTCGCTCCGGCACCAGATCTCTCTATATGGAAGGCTTCATCGACTGGCTGTTCGAAACCGTTGCCCTGCCCAAGGTGGGCTTGCCGGCTATCTTCGTGGTCAGCCTGGTGTCCGCCACCTTGCTGCCCCTGGGCTCGGAGCCGGCGGTCTTCGCGTATATCAAGCTCAATCCGCACCTGTTCTGGCCGGCCATCGTCGTCGCCACGCTCGGCAATACCGCGGGCGGCGCCATCGACTGGTGGCTTGGCTACGCGGCCAAGCTGGCCGTGGTGCGCTTGCGCCAGCGGCGCCAGCAGCGCGCGCACGAGGAGGAGCACGCCGAACACCGCCGCCATCCCCGCCAGCCGCGCAAGCCGTCGCTGGATGCGCGCTACTTCCGGTGGATGCGCCGGCTGGGACCGCCGACCCTGCTGGTATCGTGGTTGCCCGGAGTTGGTGATCCTTTGTGCACTTTGGCCGGCTGGCTCCGGCTCTCGTTCTGGCCGAGCCTGGTTTACATGGCGATTGGCAAGTTTCTGCGCTACCTTGCCATGACGATTGCCCTGCTCTGGATTCCGGATAGTTTCTGGCACGGCATCGCAGCCAGCCTCAAAAGCCTGTTCTAGCTAGCGCCTCTCGCGCCACGGCGAGGGTGATGCCACCCTTGCCCAAGCAGGGCTCTGCCATGTTGCGGCGCGGCGAAAGCAGGCCTTGAAGTACAATTGCCCTTTAAAGACGATCCGGCGCACCGTCTCCGTGCGCTACAGGAAGCGGTCCCCTCCCCATGAACGCCCCACTCGTGCTCGATGCCAAACTCGCCGCGCAGGATGCGCCTGCGCGCCTGCGAGAGATCCCTTATAACTACACGTCATTCTCGGATCGCGAGATTGTCATCAGGCTGCTAGGCGAAGAAGCCTGGCGTATCCTGGCCGAGCTGCGCGGCGAACGCCGCACCGGCCGCTCCGCCCGCATGCTGTACGAAGTGCTGGGCGATATCTGGGTGGTGCGCCGCAATCCCTACCTGCAGGACGACCTGCTGGAGAACCCCAAGCGCCGCCAGATGCTGGTTACGGCACTCCACCACCGGCTCTCCGAGGTGGAAAAGCGCCGTGCCGCCGACCGTGCCGAGCACGCCGAGCCGGCCGCCGAGGACCGCTCCCACCGGGTCGAGCAGCTGGTCAGCTTTGCCAAGCAGGCCATCGAGGACTTCAAGCAGGAGTTCGCGCACGCCTATGACCTGCGCAAGCGCACCCAGCGCGTGCTGGGCCGCATCACGCAGAAGGACAACATCAAGTTCGACGGCCTGTCGCGCGTCTCGCATGTGACCGACGCGACCGACTGGCGCGTGGAATATCCCTTCGTGGTCCTCACCCCGGACACCGAGGAAGAGATCGCGGGCATGGTCAAGGGCTGCTTCGAGCTGGGCCTGACCATCATCCCGCGCGGAGGCGGCACCGGCTATACCGGCGGCGCCGTGCCGCTGACGCCGATGAGCGCGGTCATCAACACCGAGAAGCTGGAACAACTCGGGCCGGTCGAGCAGACCGACCTGCCGGGCGTGTCGCACAAGGTCGGCACCATCTTCTCCGGCGCCGGCGTGGTGACGCGCCGCGTGGCGGATGCGGCGGACAAGGCCGGGCTGGTGTTCGCGGTCGACCCGACCTCGATCGATGCTTCCTGCATCGGTGGCAACGTGGCCATGAACGCCGGCGGCAAGAAGGCCGTGCTGTGGGGCACCGCGCTGGACAACCTGGCCTGGTGGCGCATGGTGGATCCGGAAGGCAACTGGCTGGAAGTCACGCGCCTGGACCACAACCTGGGCAAGATCCATGACGTGGCGGTCGCCACCTTCGAGCTCAAGTGGTCGGACGGCAACCGCGCGCCCGGCGAAAAGCCGCTGCGCACGGAAACCCTGGCCATCGAAGGGCGCAAGTTCCGCAAGGAAGGCCTGGGCAAGGACGTCACCGACAAGTTCCTGGCGGGCCTGCCAGGCATCCAGAAGGAGGGCTGCGACGGCATCATCACCAGCGCGCGCTGGATCCTGCACCGCATGCCGGCGCATGTGCGCACCGTCTGCCTGGAGTTTTTCGGCCAGGCGCGCGACGCCATTCCGAGCATCGTGGAAATCAAGGATTACCTCGACGCCGAATCGCGCACCCCCGGCGGCGCCATCCTGGCCGGCCTGGAGCACCTGGACGAGCGCTACCTGCGCGCGGTGGGATACGCCACCAAGAGCAAGCGCAATGCCTTCCCCAAGATGGTGCTGATCGGCGACATCGTCGGCGACGACCAGGACGCGGTTGCCCGCGCCACCTCGGAAGTCATCCGCATGGCCAACGGCAAGAGCGGCGAAGGCTTTGTCGCGGTCAGCCCGGAAGCCCGCAAGAAGTTCTGGCTGGACCGCTCGCGCACCGCCGCCATCGCCAGGCACACCAACGCCTTCAAGATCAATGAAGACGTGGTGATCCCGCTGCCGCGCATGGGCGAGTACACCGACGGCATCGAGCGCATCAATATCGAGCTGTCGATCAAGAACAAGCTCCAGCTGACCGACGCGCTGGAAGCCTTCTTCGCGCGCGGCAACCTGCCGCTGGGCCGCAGCGACGATGCTAACGAGATCCCCAGCGCCGAGCTGCTGGAAGACCGCGTGCAGCACGCGCTGCAGCTGCTGCGCGAGATCCGCTCGCGCTGGACCTACCTGCAGGACCACCTGGATACGCCGCTGGCCACCGCGCGCGCGTCGCTGATCGGCCATGGCCTGGGCCTGCTCGGCCAGGCTTTCGAGGCGCGCCTCGAGCAGCAGCCGGACGCCACCGTGTTCCACCTGCTGCAGGACCGCACCATCCGCGTGTCCTGGAAGAGCGAAGTGCGCGCCGAGCTGCGCAATATCTTCAACGGCGGCGAGTTCAAGCCCATCCTCGACGAAGCGCAGAAGATCCACAAGCAGGTGCTGCGCGGCCGCGTCTTCGTGGCGCTGCACATGCACGCCGGCGACGGCAACGTGCACACCAATATCCCGGTCAACTCGGACGACTACGACATGCTGCAGGACGCCCACCGCGCGGTGGCCCGCATCATGGCGCTGGCACGCTCGCTGGACGGCGTGATTTCCGGCGAGCACGGCATCGGTATCACCAAGCTGGAGTTCCTGACCGAGGACGAGATCGGCGAGTTCCGCGAGTACAAGCAGCGCGTGGATCCGCAGGGCCGCTTCAACAAGGGCAAGCTGCTGCCCGGCGCTGACCTGCGCAATGCCTATACGCCGTCGTTCGGGCTGATGGGACATGAGTCCATCATCATGCAGCAAAGCGATATCGGCGCCATTGCCGACAGCGTCAAGGACTGCCTGCGCTGCGGCAAGTGCAAGCCGGTGTGCGCCACCCACGTGCCGCGCGCCAACCTGCTGTACAGCCCGCGCAACAAGATCCTGGCGACTTCGCTGCTGGTGGAGGCCTTCCTGTACGAGGAGCAGACCCGCCGCGGCATCTCGATCAAGCACTGGGACGAGTTCTCGGACGTGGCCGACCACTGCACGGTCTGCCACAAGTGCGTGACGCCGTGCCCGGTCAAGATCGACTTCGGCGACGTGTCGATGAACATGCGCAACCTGCTGCGCAAGATGGGGCAGAAGAAGTTCAACCCCGGCACCGCCGCGTCGATGTTCTTCCTCAACGCCACCAATCCGCAGACCATCAACATGACCCGCAAGGTCATGATCGACTGGGGCTACAAGGCGCAGCGCCTGGGCAACGACGTACTCAAGAAGTTCGCCAGGAAGCAGACCGCGCACCCGCCCGCCACGGTGGGCCGCGCGCCGGTGCAAGAGCAGGTGATCCACTTCATCAACAAGAAGATGCCGGGCAACCTGCCCAAGAAGACCGCGCGCGCGCTGCTGGACATCGAAGACAACGAGATCGTGCCGATCATCCGCGACCCGAAGCGGACTTCGCCCGAGACCGAGGCGGTGTTCTACTTCCCGGGCTGCGGCTCGGAGCGGCTGTTCTCCCAGGTGGGCCTCGCCACGCAAGCCATGCTGTGGCATGTAGGCGTGCAGACCGTGCTGCCGCCGGGCTACCTGTGCTGCGGCTATCCGCAACGCGGCAACGGCCAGTTCGACAAGGCCGAGAAGATGGTCACCGACAACCGGGTGTTGTTCCACCGGGTCGCCAACACGCTCAACTACCTCGATATCAAGACCGTGGTGGTGAGCTGCGGGACCTGCTACGACCAGCTGGCCGGGTATGAATTCGACAAGATCTTCCCGGGCTGCCGCATCATCGACATCCACGAATACCTGCTGGAGAAGGGCGTCAAGCTGGAAGGCGTGACCGGTACGCGCTACATGTACCACGACCCCTGCCACACCCCGATCAAGACCATGGACCCGACCAAGCTCGTCAACGAGCTGATGGGCGGCAACGAGGGCGGCAGCAAGATCGAGAAGAACGAGCGTTGCTGCGGCGAGTCCGGCACGCTGGCGGTGTCGCGCCCCGACGTTTCCACCCAGATCCGCTTTCGCAAGGAAGAGGAAATGACCAAGGGCGCGGACAAGCTGCGCACCGACGGCTTCGTGGGCGACGTCAAGATCCTGACCAGCTGCCCGTCCTGCCTGCAGGGTTTGTCGCGCTACAAGGAAGACGCCACGGTCACGGCGGACTACATCGTGGTGGAGATGGCCAAGCACCTGCTGGGCGAGAACTGGATGCCGGACTATGTGGCCAAGGCCAACTCGGGCGGCATCGAGCGGGTGCTGGTGTGATGGAGGTGCGAGGGTGGTGGGCTCGATGCGCCGATCTCGCACGATCGGTTGACACATCGGGAGCGCCCGCATGAATCTCATCCCCAACTGCCCGCTGTGCGAGACGGACGGCGGCGAACTGGTCTGGCGTGGCGAGCGCGCCCGGGTCATCCTGGTCGAGCATGAGCGCTTTCCCGGCTTCTGCCGGGTGGTGTGGAATGGCCACGTTGCCGAGCAGACCGATCTGCCTGAGGACGACCAGGCCTGGCTGATGCGGCTGGTGGCGCGGGTGGAGCGCGTGGTGCGCGAGACCATGGTGCCCGACAAGGTCAACCTGGCCGCCTTCGGCAATATGGTGCCGCACCTGCACTGGCATATCATTCCACGCTACCGCTGGGATACCCATTTTCCCGAAGCCGTCTGGGCGGCTGCGCAGCGCGAGCCGGATGCCGTGCGCCTGGCGGGCCTTGCGCAGCGCCTGCCGGCATTGCGCGCGGCCCTGGCGAAACTGGCCGAAGCAGGCTGACGCCTGGCGTAGCCGTGCCCGTGCCGTGCCCGTGCCGTGCCGGCATTGCTATCGGTTTTTTTGAATTTCCGGAACCAGCCGGGCGGCGCCGTCTTCTAACACCCGTTGTCTTCATTCCCACAAGAGCGGGGCCGGTGGATCTGCCATGGCCCGCTTGCGCGAAAGGTGCCATGTCCACACCGTCTTCCGTTACCGTTCCAGGCCCGGCCGTGCCGGCCCGTGCCCTCAGGATCCAGAGCCGCCTGCGGGTGGCCGAGACATGGGACCTGATCAAGCCTTACTGGATATCCGAGGACCGCAAGGCCGGCCTCGGGCTGCTGGCCTTCGTGGTCGCGCTCAATCTCGGCATCGTTTATATCAACGTGCTGCTCAACGAATGGAACCGCGTGTTCTACAACGCGCTGGAGCAGCATGACTACACCTCCTTCAAGGCGCTGCTGATCCGTTTCTCCTGGATCGCCGGCTTCTTTATCGTGGCGGCCATATCACGGCAGTACTACACCATGATGCTGCAGATGCGCTGGCGTACCTGGATGACCGACCGCTTCATGGACCACTGGCTCAGCCACCAGGCTTACTACCGCATAGAACAGACGCACGCCACGGACAACCCCGACCAGCGGCTTGCGGACGACCTGCGCTCGTTTACCGATGGCGCGCTGTCTCTTTCGCTCGGGCTGCTCAATTCGGTGGTGACGCTGGTGTCTTTCGTCGGCATCCTGTGGGCTGTTTCCGGGCCGATCAGCTTCATGCTGGGCGGCACCGAGATCACGATTCCGGGCTATATGGTGTGGTTCGCGGTGGGCTATGCCGTGATCGGTTCGCTGATTGCCCACGTGGTGGGCCGGCCGTTGATCGGCTTGAGTTTCCAGCAAGAGCAGTACGAGGCGGATTTCCGTTTCATGCTGGTGCGCTTGCGCGAGAACAGCGAGCCGGTGGCACTTTACCGGGGCGAGCCTACCGAGCAGGCGGGCCTGCGCTCACGCTTTGACCGCATTCGCGCCAACTGGAAACAGTTGATGCGCTATACGCGTCGCCTGACCTTTGTCAGTTCCGGCTACGGCCAGTTCGCCATCATCTTTCCGCTGCTCGTGGCCGCGCCGCGCTACTTCGCCGGCAAGATGACGCTGGGTGGGCTGATGCAGGTGAGCCAGGCCTTCGGCCAGGTGCAAGGGGCGCTGTCGTGGTTCGTTGACAATTACTCCACGCTGGTCGGCTGGAAGGCCGCAGCCAACCGGCTGATCGACTTCCGCGATGCTATCCGCGTGGCGGAGCGCCAGGACCAGGAGCACACCGGCGTGCGCGACATCGAGGTGGTCCAGGCTGGCACCGGTACCGATTCCGGCGGCATCCGCATCGACACCCTCGCGCTGGCGCTGCCGGTGCGCACCGGCAACGGCAACGGCGGCGAGATCCAGCAGCGGCTGCTGGTGGCGGCGTTCTCGCTGCAGATCGCGCCCGGCGAACGCTGGCTGGTCAGCGGCCCCTCGGGCTGCGGCAAAAGCGTGCTGTTCCGCGCGCTGGCCGGGATCTGGCCCTACGGCAGCGGCAAGGTAGCCATGCCCGGCGCGGCTCGCATGCTGTTCCTGCCGCAGCGCAGCTACCTGCCGATCGGCACGCTGGCCGATGCGCTGGCTTATCCCGACGCCGGCACCGTGCATAGCCGCGAAGCCTTGCAGAAGGTGCTGCGCGAAGCCTGGCTCGGCGCCCTGGCCGAGCAGCTCGACGTGTTCGACAACTGGTCGCTGCGGCTGTCGCCGGGCGAGCAGCAACGCCTGGCCTTTGCGCGCGCGCTGCTGCAAAAGCCCGATTACCTGTTCCTGGACGAGGCCACCAGCGCGCTCGACGAGGAAACCGAAAGCGAGATGTACCGCCTGATGGTGGACTCCCTGCCCGGCGCGGCGATCATCAGCATCGCACACCGCAGCACGGTTGCCGCCTTCCATGGCAAGCGCCTGCGCTATGTCGCGGCCGACGGAGCGCACTGGGAGGCGGAGCACGATGGGCAAGGTGAGGCGGCTGCGGTAAGCTATCGGGTCGTACACGAAGCGTAAAGGCCGGTGTGGCCGCAACCTGCGGCTCGCCCACAGCCGCACGCCACCCATCATGGCAGGCCTTGAAAAAGATACTCCCCATCCCACCGCACTTACCGTGCACACGCAGTCGCGCGTGCTGGAGGTGGGTTTTGACAACGGTTCCAGCTTCCGGCTGCCGTTCGAATACCTGAGGGTGAACTCACCCTCGGCCGAAGTGCAGGGCCACGGCCCGGGCCAGGAAGTGCTGCAGACCGGCAAGCGCGACGTCACCATCGCCGCGGTGGAGCCGGTCGGCAACTACGCCATCCTGATCCGTTTTTCCGACGGCCACGATACCGGCATCTATTCCTGGGAACTGCTTTACCGCCTGGGCGCCCAGCAGGACACCATCTGGCAGTCCTACCTTGAGCGGCTGGAAGCTGCCGGCGTCGATCGCGACACCCCCATGGCGGCCCCCGGCGGCCATGCCTGCGGCAGCCATTGAGATTGCGCCCCCGCGGGCCATTACTGAGTTCTGGAGCGAGTTATGAGCGAGACCCACTTCGGGTTCGAGAAGGTCAAGGAAGAAGAGAAGGCTGGCAAGGTAGCCGAAGTCTTCCATTCGGTGGCCAACAAGTACGACGTCATGAACGACCTGATGTCCGGCGGCATGCACCGGCTGTGGAAGATGTTCACCATCGCCCAGGCTGGCGTGCGGCCTGGCTTCAAGGTGCTCGACATCGCCGGCGGCACCGGCGACCTGGCCAAGGCCTTCGCACGCCAGGCCGGGCCCACCGGCGAGGTCTGGCTGACCGACATCAATGAGTCGATGCTCCGGGTTGGGCGCGACCGCTTGTTGAATAAAGGCATCGTCATCCCCACCTGTCTCTGTGACGCCGAGCGGATTCCGTTCCCGGACAATTATTTCGACCTGGTCACGGTGTCCTTCGGGCTGCGCAACATGACGCACAAGGAGGTCGCATTGTCAGAGATGCGCCGGGTGATCAAGCCGGGTGGCAAAGTCATGGTGCTGGAGTTCTCCAAGGTGTGGAAGCCGCTGGAAAAGGCCTACGACATGTATTCGCTGAAGTTCCTGCCGTGGCTGGGGCAGCGCGTGGTACAGGATTCCGATAGCTATCGCTATCTGGCCGAATCGATCAGAATGCATCCAGACCAGGCTTCACTTGTACGTCTTATGGAACATGCGGGCCTGGAGAATGTCGAATACTTCAACCTGACGGCGGGAGTGGTGGCGCTTCACGTCGGGCGAAAGTACTAGACTGATATAGGCTCAAAGAAAGATGAGCGAACTTAACAGGGGAAGCACTGATATGTCGCTATTTCGCGCAAAATTCATGGCGGGTGTGCTGATTGGCACGCTTGCCCTCGGCATGGCGCTCGACGCCAATGCCAAACGCCTCGGCGGGTCGCGCAGCATCGGCAAGCAATCGTCCGGCGTGACGCAACGCCAGCAGGCACCGGCGCAGCAATCGCCGAACCAGACGCCCGCGCAGCAGGCCCCGGCCCAGCAAGCCGCGCCCGCTGCAGCAGGCGCCGGCGCAGCCGCTGCTGCCGCGCCCAAGCGTAACTGGGGCGGCATGCTCGGCGGCATCGCCGCCGGCCTGGGCATCGGCTGGCTGCTGTCGCACTTCGGCCTGGGCGGCGCCGCCATGGGCTTCCTGTCCAACCTGATCCTGATCGCCCTGGTGGCGTTCGCCGCAATCTGGCTGATCCGCAAGTTCCGCGGCGGCGCCAAGGCACCGCAGCAACCGGCCTATGCCGGTGCGGCAGCCGGTGCCGGCGGTGGCTCGGGTAACGGATTTGGTGGCAGCAACGAACCGGTCCTGCGCCAACAGGTGCCGGTTGGTTCACCCAACCCGGTGATGCCCGCGCCCGGTTCCGTCGCCTCGATGCAATCCGCCGCACCGGTGATGGCTGGCGCGGCCGTTGGTGCTGCTGCGGGCGCGGCCCAGCCCTGGGGTGTGCCGGCCGACTTCGACACCCAAGCCTTCCTGCGCAACGCCAAGGTGTACTACGTACGCCTGCAGGCGGCCTGGGATGCCGGCAATCTCGAGGACATCCGCGAGTTCACCACGCCGGAAATGTTCGCCGAGATCAAGATGGACCTGTCCGAACGCGGCACCGAGGTCAACAAGACCGACGTGGTCACGCTGGAAGGCGAACTGCTCGGCATCGAAGACAGCCCGGCCCAGCATCTGGCCAGCGTGCGCTTCTCCGGCATGATCCGCGAAAAGGCCGGCGAGCCCGCCCAGCCCTTCGCCGAAGTCTGGAACCTGGCAAAGCCGGTAAGCGGCCCTGGCGGCTGGCTGCTGGCGGGGATCCAGCAAACTTCCTGAGTGCAGGGAGTGCCTCGCCGGCAGGTTTAAGGCCGGCAGGTGACATAGAATGGAGGCCCACGTGAAAACGTGGGCTTTTTTGTTTGTGGGGTGGGGGGATTCCGTTGCTTGACTTTGTAGTTAAGCAGTTGCTTTTGCCTGTGACTGTGACTTTAGAACCGATCAACCCCTAACACCTACTGAAAGGCCCGCCCCCAGCCCCACCCAATCATGACCACCCTCCCCACCCCCTTGGCCACCCCCCCGATCACTGCCCTGAACCACCTGCTGGAACAGGAGCCCTGGGCAACCACCATGCTCCAGCCCTTCGCCGGCCGCATCATCCGCTTTGACGCGGCCGCGTTCACGCTCGCATTGAAGGTGACGGGGCAGGGCCTGACGGAGCTGGCCCCGGTGGATGAAACCCCGGCGGTCACGCTGACCGTGCCGCTGCAGCAGTGGCCGCTGGTGGCCTCGGACGTGGCGGGCGGCGGCCAGGCGGCGGCGATGAAGCATGTGCGCATCGAGGGCGATGCCGAGCTGGCCAATACGGTCTCCACGCTGGCCCGCAACCTGCGCTGGGATGCGGCCGAGGACCTGTCGCGCGCATTGCGCGGCATCCTGGGCGGCCCAGTGAGCGACAGCGTGGCGCAACGGGTGGTGGACGGCGTGCAGCAGGTGCATGCCCAGGCCACGCGGGTCGGCCGCGCGCTGGTCGATAACGTGACCGAATACCTGCTCGACGAGCAGCCGACCTTGGTGCGCCACGCGGCGCTCGACGAGTTCGGCGCGGGCGTGAGCGCGCTGCGCGACGACCTCGCCCGGCTGGAAAAGCGGCTGGAAAAGCTGGAGCAGCGCACCCGCTCCGAGCGTGGCGCCGGCACGCTGCCGTCCGCCCATCGCTGAATTGCCCGCGGCCCGCCGCCGTCAGACCCCGCTCCATTGCGCATCCACGGCTTTAGCCATTGCCAGACCGGCCAAGCAGCACGGCCCCAACACTGAAGAACCTGCATGACCCGCTTCCTGCGCCTTTGCAAGATCGTTTTCGTCATCCTCTACTACGGCCTCGACGAGCTCGTGCTGTCTGGCTTCAAGAGCCGCCGCATCCGTTTCCTGGTGCGTGTCATTACCATTGGCCGCAAGCTCGACATGCCCCGCGGCGAGCGCCTGCGCCTGGCCCTGACCCGGCTGGGCCCGATCTTCGTCAAGTTCGGCCAGGTGCTTTCCA comes from the Cupriavidus basilensis genome and includes:
- a CDS encoding xanthine dehydrogenase family protein molybdopterin-binding subunit → MNAPDNQHLIGASVKRKEDYRFLTGNGQYTDDIVLPQQSYGYFLRSPHAHARIVSIDKTEALASPGVVAIFTGDDVAADKVGGLPCGWLIHSIDGSPMKEPAHPVLAQGKARHVGDQVALVIAETLQQAKDAAEKIDVQYDELPAVVNTAHAASATSLVHDDVPENTSYVWGHGDRAATDAAFAKAAHVTTLEIINNRLIPNAIEPRAVNASYTRQDDSYTVYVSNQNPHVERLLMGAFVLGLPESRLRIIAPDVGGGFGSKIFLYAEDVALTWASKKIKRPIKWTAERSESFLTDAHGRDHVTKAELAMDADGKFLAMRVHTTANMGAYLSTFASSVPTILYATLLAGQYATPAIYAEVRAVFTNTAPVDAYRGAGRPEATYVVERLVEAAAREMKMDPAQIRRKNFIHDFPYATPVGLTYDTGDYEPCLARAQELADVKGFPARREEAKQRGKLRGLGYSCYIEACGLAPSNIAGALGARAGLFEVGEIRVHPTGTVTVFTGSHSHGQGHETTFAQIVADRLGIALDAVEVVHGDTGRVPFGMGTYGSRSLSVGGSAIMKALDKIEAKAKKIAAHLLEASDADIEFKNGTFSVAGTDRSKTFGEVALTAYVPHNYPLDKLEPGLNENAFYDPTNFTYPSGAYICEVEVDPDTGESKVIKFTAVDDFGNIINPMIVEGQVHGGIGQGLGQAMLEQCVYDDDSGQLLTGSYMDYAMPRAGDLPDFTVETAKGTPCTHNPLGVKGCGEAGAIGSPPAFINALVDALSPLGVHDIQMPATPHRVWQDIRLAQAPN
- a CDS encoding DUF3683 domain-containing protein, translating into MNAPLVLDAKLAAQDAPARLREIPYNYTSFSDREIVIRLLGEEAWRILAELRGERRTGRSARMLYEVLGDIWVVRRNPYLQDDLLENPKRRQMLVTALHHRLSEVEKRRAADRAEHAEPAAEDRSHRVEQLVSFAKQAIEDFKQEFAHAYDLRKRTQRVLGRITQKDNIKFDGLSRVSHVTDATDWRVEYPFVVLTPDTEEEIAGMVKGCFELGLTIIPRGGGTGYTGGAVPLTPMSAVINTEKLEQLGPVEQTDLPGVSHKVGTIFSGAGVVTRRVADAADKAGLVFAVDPTSIDASCIGGNVAMNAGGKKAVLWGTALDNLAWWRMVDPEGNWLEVTRLDHNLGKIHDVAVATFELKWSDGNRAPGEKPLRTETLAIEGRKFRKEGLGKDVTDKFLAGLPGIQKEGCDGIITSARWILHRMPAHVRTVCLEFFGQARDAIPSIVEIKDYLDAESRTPGGAILAGLEHLDERYLRAVGYATKSKRNAFPKMVLIGDIVGDDQDAVARATSEVIRMANGKSGEGFVAVSPEARKKFWLDRSRTAAIARHTNAFKINEDVVIPLPRMGEYTDGIERINIELSIKNKLQLTDALEAFFARGNLPLGRSDDANEIPSAELLEDRVQHALQLLREIRSRWTYLQDHLDTPLATARASLIGHGLGLLGQAFEARLEQQPDATVFHLLQDRTIRVSWKSEVRAELRNIFNGGEFKPILDEAQKIHKQVLRGRVFVALHMHAGDGNVHTNIPVNSDDYDMLQDAHRAVARIMALARSLDGVISGEHGIGITKLEFLTEDEIGEFREYKQRVDPQGRFNKGKLLPGADLRNAYTPSFGLMGHESIIMQQSDIGAIADSVKDCLRCGKCKPVCATHVPRANLLYSPRNKILATSLLVEAFLYEEQTRRGISIKHWDEFSDVADHCTVCHKCVTPCPVKIDFGDVSMNMRNLLRKMGQKKFNPGTAASMFFLNATNPQTINMTRKVMIDWGYKAQRLGNDVLKKFARKQTAHPPATVGRAPVQEQVIHFINKKMPGNLPKKTARALLDIEDNEIVPIIRDPKRTSPETEAVFYFPGCGSERLFSQVGLATQAMLWHVGVQTVLPPGYLCCGYPQRGNGQFDKAEKMVTDNRVLFHRVANTLNYLDIKTVVVSCGTCYDQLAGYEFDKIFPGCRIIDIHEYLLEKGVKLEGVTGTRYMYHDPCHTPIKTMDPTKLVNELMGGNEGGSKIEKNERCCGESGTLAVSRPDVSTQIRFRKEEEMTKGADKLRTDGFVGDVKILTSCPSCLQGLSRYKEDATVTADYIVVEMAKHLLGENWMPDYVAKANSGGIERVLV
- a CDS encoding YqaA family protein, with the translated sequence MEGFIDWLFETVALPKVGLPAIFVVSLVSATLLPLGSEPAVFAYIKLNPHLFWPAIVVATLGNTAGGAIDWWLGYAAKLAVVRLRQRRQQRAHEEEHAEHRRHPRQPRKPSLDARYFRWMRRLGPPTLLVSWLPGVGDPLCTLAGWLRLSFWPSLVYMAIGKFLRYLAMTIALLWIPDSFWHGIAASLKSLF
- a CDS encoding (2Fe-2S)-binding protein — encoded protein: MAIPIRLTVNGRAVDAQVEPHTLLVQFLREQLRLTGTHVGCDTAQCGACTVHMDGRAVKSCNMLALQADGASITTIEGLAPEGQLHPMQEAFRNCHGLQCGFCTPGMVMSAIALVKQQPNADAAAIREQLDGNLCRCTGYHNIVRAVQEGQSAMHGVSAE